Within Vicia villosa cultivar HV-30 ecotype Madison, WI linkage group LG1, Vvil1.0, whole genome shotgun sequence, the genomic segment CAATCAAATTTTATATGAGTTTATTCTGCCAATGACATATATGTTGACAGGAAAAGCACAAGTACAAGATTATGCCAAGCCCAACAGTCTCTGAGAAAAGAAGAAGCTCTTCCTTGATGCTCATAGAAGCAAGGCCCAAAGATTCTCTAGAAGTGGAGAAGAGTGGTGATGTCAACATCCTTTCAAGATCTCAAATTGACGAAGAGCTATCAAAAGTGAGGAGCATGACAGCTCAAGAGGCGGCAGCTGCAGCTGCAAAAGCAGTTGCAGAGGCCGAAGTTGCCATTGCACAGGCTGAGGCAGCAGCTAGAGAGGCAGAGGCTGCAGAAGCTGAAGCTGAGGCTGCTCAAGTCTTTGCAAAAGCAGCGAAGAAGGCACTTAAATGCAAAATGCTTCATATTTGGTAGTTTCCTCAATCCATCACTCCTTTAGAATCTTCACATACTTGTATATTTAACCATTGCTGCATTTTTCTGATGCCTTTACAGAAGGATTTGTTAGTTCttagtttagtttaattaatCTGAGAATTATGCAGATGCCAGGGACTTTAGGTATTCATCATCGGCCGAGTTGGTTTGAGATAATGGTTCAACTGCTATGCCTACTGCCAATTTTTGTCGTAGCTGTACATAACTTTCGGCTTGTAAATCTGGAATATGCTGAACAATTCTTGAAACATTTTATCAGGAGTTAGTGAtagcttttatttcattttttcctttttattcttaAGGAAGACAATGAGGAATGTTACAAAGTACTAAAGAAGAGTATTGTAATGGAATATCAACATAGACATCTCATTTGGACTAGATGAAAGATATCAATTTTTTTGTAGTGCTGTAATAGCAATTTGGATTGTCATTGACATGCAGGCCAATTTACATTGCTTGTTCTAAGACATTGTTACATCACTTTTCATTATTATGACCTGTTTTTGAGGCTTGTCACAAAATCATCTGTTTTTGAGGCATTTGCTTGGTAAAATTTTATAAGATAGTCCATAATTCTTGAACAAGTTAGATATATTGAGGAATCGTTGCTCATATCTGGTCCATGGGAGGGAATTTATGACTATTCTATGCAAATGTTATTTGGTTTCGCTTAGTTTCCTTTTCATTTTAGTTGTTTTTAAAGTTATTCATatattctttaattatttattatttatttctctcGATACAATAAATATATTGATAAAACAATAACTTATGTTTTATTGAATTTTCAAAAAGGGAAATAAATAAGAATATAACTTCTTGTATAAAAGCAATAGTTAAAAGAAGCAGAGATAATTAGTGATGGTTAAAAATAACAAGATAATAGAGTTAGATACTCATAGCGCAAAGATCATAGGACCTATGAATGAACACTATTTGAATTAGGCGTCTTTTGGTGTTAgagattaaaataatttttctaaGTCTTTCAAAATCATCTGCCAGTACATTCTTTCTAGGTGAAAAATATTAACCCTCCATTCTAGTTAGGAGATTCTCCTTCCTTTTTCCTAAAGCACTACCCTCATCACCCTTTAAAGTCCTAAACATAGCCTAAAACAAGTTGCAATAACTAGCCACAATCAATTTCTGATTCTAACAAACTCCCTATCCACCTCTCTCATTTTCCTTCCATGCTTCCAATATTTGATATGCCGAAGGCTTGTCAATCACTCCCtcaccaacatcatcatcatcttcatcactttcATCATCCGAGAGCTCATCATTTGAAGACTTGTCACGTGTCAGATGATCAAAAGAATTCAGTCTATCAACATGTAAGCTTACGTTATCTTCAGTATCGGAGTTTTGCAGCCTGGAAACCACCACATCATTATTGTTTACTCTGTCAACTTCATCATGGTTAAAGGTAAATGCATCTGGTTCAGCTTGATCACTACCGAGAAAAATGTCATTCCCAGGTTCAGCAGCGCTTTCAGCTGTCTCTTTCAGACCATTGACATTTTCACTTCCAAAATGGCCGGTACTTGAAGTGTTTGTTGACGAACCTAATCCACAAAGAACATGCAATGCCTTTGATAAATTTGAAACTGTTGCTTCTGATGTAACCGTGCAATTACCAAGAGAATTCAACAACAGCTCTAGATTTTCATGATTAATTCTATCTTCGTTTTCTTTGAACAGTCCAGTCCATTGCTTTTCAGTTACTCGATATGGCGCATAAGCCATGGTGCGGAGTAGGACTACTGCTCGGTCATAATTATCCCGAGTCATAGCTTGAATCACCAATTCAAAAAAGAAAGGACGGTGAGGGATTTCTCCAGCCTCCAGAATCATGTCAAATGCATGCTCCAGTAAATGCAACTGCAATGAAACCATAATATACCGTCAAATTCAATGTTTAGaaaaaaatgtatcaagtaaAGAAGTAAAGAGAGGTTTTTGTCGCTCCATTGGCTAACCGTGGCCACTAGTAATAACTAACAGAAAAGAAAACAGAGACATTATAGGAATAACGAGTATATTCTCTCTACCTTGCCAGCTCTTGAAGCTTTAAGAAGTAATGCCAAGTGTTTATATTGATCCAAATGATAATTCGAGAGAATCATCTCTTTGTACACATGCTCAAAGTATTCCCACTGGTGCGCATGAGCAGATGCTTCCAACATTAAGTTATATGTGTATGCATCGGGTCGTAAATCTGAGTTTGCAACTTTAACTTCCTCAAATAAAACTTTAGCTTTAGAAAACATGTCGTTCTGGCTGTAAACTTTCAGCATGGTATTTACTGTCCCTATATTAGGAGCACAGCGGTCTTTCATATATTCAAATATAGATACACAATCATCAATGTGCCCACCATCCATTGATGACTTAATCATGCCGGTGAAAGTAACCTCCACGGGTCTAGCACGAGGAATTCTTCTTATCTTTTCAACCTACAAGCCATATTTCAATGGAAAAAAACTTTAATCAGAGTTTTGTTAGTATCTGAATGTCAAATTTGGgagtttaattgaaaaaaaaaaaaaagtacctCTGGAATAGCATCTTGCCATCTACCATATTTGCAAAGGCAACATGCTAGCTCATAATATACACTAGCTGTTCCCATAACGCCTCGTCTTTCCATGTCCCTGACAATTTTCACAGCTTCATCAACTTTACCTTCCTTCCAAAAAGTTCTCACCAACACTAAGGAAGAGAGGAAGTATATATCAGGCCATCAGAATAACAGTTGCAAATGATATGAAAGAAGTAAAACACTACCTTTATATGTAAGGGCTTCTGGAACTTCCCCACTGCTCGTCAGCTTTCGAAATAACTCATGGACAAGGTCATAGTTGCCCGATTGCAGCATTACCTTATAACAAACATCACCTGTAAGACTggatcatattttcaaaaaagtaATACCATAATAAATCAACCAAATAGATCTTTCGAGAATAGTTCTCTCAAAACAGCTTATATTGTACCGTCTTTAATTTTTTGTTAGCGACATAAACAAAGATGATAGCACAATAACTACCAACTCAGAATAGCAGTTATCAATTTGATTATGTGCGTAGCCTTGTAGTGAAAAGTAAGAAGAGCCAAGTTATTTAGTATCTAATTTTTCAAGATAAGTTACTTGGTGTCAGATGTTGTAATCCTGTAATTTTACCTCCATCGCAAGTCCATAAGTAGCTCCATTAGGTTTCAGACCACTTTCCCTCAGTTGCTGAAAAACCCATGACACGCCTTTCCACTGCTTTGATGGAACACAAGCATTAAGTACCTAACATAATTGAAGAAACCTAAAGACTGAATCAATTTGCAAAATGGCATCTCTTAAAAATTTATATGAAATATATTTAGTTGCTTTCTTACAGCATTATATATAACCACATCAGGTTCAAGAATTGGATCCCAGTTCTTGTGATACATATATTTAAATGT encodes:
- the LOC131638791 gene encoding pentatricopeptide repeat-containing protein At5g67570, chloroplastic-like, which produces METLHIHGHALSLRPISQFQPNTDQIRHNLIKKGVNPTPKIVHTLRKKQIQKHNRKLNRQAQESPPLSKTQKQTLEEEQHFQELKHEYKQFTKALEGNSEENKGLSLVGKPWEGVQKVEFLERTREFRGEKLKRENLTELKEIFRARKMDELKWVLEDDLEINERWFDEGSDGKKTSKRSEVQVVRFLVDRLCDREIGAKDWKFSRLMKLSGLPFTEGQLLKILGMLDARACWKQALSVVQWVYDCKERKKFQSRFVYTKLLAVLGKARRPKEALQIFNLMRGNFHVYPDMVAYHSIAVTLGQAGLLKELLDIVECMRQKPETFKYMYHKNWDPILEPDVVIYNAVLNACVPSKQWKGVSWVFQQLRESGLKPNGATYGLAMEVMLQSGNYDLVHELFRKLTSSGEVPEALTYKVLVRTFWKEGKVDEAVKIVRDMERRGVMGTASVYYELACCLCKYGRWQDAIPEVEKIRRIPRARPVEVTFTGMIKSSMDGGHIDDCVSIFEYMKDRCAPNIGTVNTMLKVYSQNDMFSKAKVLFEEVKVANSDLRPDAYTYNLMLEASAHAHQWEYFEHVYKEMILSNYHLDQYKHLALLLKASRAGKLHLLEHAFDMILEAGEIPHRPFFFELVIQAMTRDNYDRAVVLLRTMAYAPYRVTEKQWTGLFKENEDRINHENLELLLNSLGNCTVTSEATVSNLSKALHVLCGLGSSTNTSSTGHFGSENVNGLKETAESAAEPGNDIFLGSDQAEPDAFTFNHDEVDRVNNNDVVVSRLQNSDTEDNVSLHVDRLNSFDHLTRDKSSNDELSDDESDEDDDDVGEGVIDKPSAYQILEAWKENERGG